From the genome of Brassica oleracea var. oleracea cultivar TO1000 chromosome C4, BOL, whole genome shotgun sequence:
TCCCAATGGGATTATTCTTATTTTGCTAGTTTTGTTTCTGGGCATCTTTTGTCCCCGCCTTGGCTTGTTTTAAGTATCATATGATCAGCTTCTTAATCATGTGATAATTGGTTGTCTTATGATTTGCTTCTTCTTTAATCCTGTCGTCTAGAGAACAAACTCTGGTTTGAGCCAGAGTGTACTGGCAGCTTATCTGAAGGAAAAGTTGGTCCTACACCTCGAGCGTTTCATGTTGCCATCACTATTGATTGTCATATGTTCATCTTTGGTGGACGTTCTGGTGGCAAGAGGTACGCACTACAATATGTTTTCTAGCTATAAGCGTTTTTACATTCTAAGTAGCTTATTTCTATAAATCAATTACAGGCTGGGTGACTTCTGGGTTCTAGATACAGGTAAGTGGTGTGCCTCGGAGTTTTTAATACTCTGCTTTGGCATTTCTGTGACATTATGACGGCGGTTATAATTTTCTGTAGATATATGGCAGTGGTCTGAGCTAACCAGCTTTGGCGACTTACCCACGCCTCGTGATTTTTCTGCTGCCGCTGCTATTGGGAACCAGAAAATCGTGTTGTGAGTATTCAGAAATTTTAGACGTTCATCAGCTTGTTGCATGCATTGGCTTAGCCTATGACCATTGGCAGGTGTGGCGGCTGGGATGGTAAAAAATGGCTGTCAGATGTGTATGTTATGGACACAAGTATATCTCTCGTCTACTTCGGTTTTGTAATAAAACTTGTTTTAAGTTTATGATAATGTCAACTTTCTGGCGTTTGTTAGTGTCACTTGAATGGATGGAGCTGTCGGTTTCGGGGTCGTTGCCACCTCCTAGATGTGGTCATACAGCCACCATGGTTGAGAAACGCTTACTTGTTTTTGGTGGCCGAGGTATACCAGAACCAAAATATTTGTTTTCCTTGAGCTGATAACAACTAAACTGAGACTATGGTGTGTGCTATGGTTATCTTTGATAGGAGGCGGTGGCCCTATCATGGGTGATCTGTGGGCTTTGAAGGGTCTAATAGATGAAGGTTAATGCTTAATTAAATTTCTTGAAAATTGTATTGAATTATGTAGAGGAGTATTCTCTTCATTTTTCTCTTTCTTATGTTCTGGTTGCTGATCTTATTGTGGTTTACCTTTGTTGTGCAAGAAAGAGCGTGAAACACCCGGATGGACCCAACTAAAGCTTCCTGGCCAAGCACCATCAGCTCGATGTGGTCACACTGTCACATCTGGAGGACATTATGTATGTCTTTTTCAGCTTCTGTTTTGTTTGTCCTTTTGTGTAAGGATAGCTTCGCATGAGAGTACATCACTCACATCATTAATTTTCTGTATGAAGCTTCTGTTATTTGGGGGACATGGAACTGGTGGATGGCTGAGTCGTTATGATGTCTATTACAATGACACTATAATTTTAGACAGAGGTAAATTTTTGCTTATAAGATTCGTCTCCTCTGCTAAAGGATCACTCCAAACCCAAAAATCCTCATCAGTAATTTACAATAGTACAATCTAGTGAGATGATAAAACTGTGATGTAATTCATCACTTTTATTGCTGTGCATTGTCTTCTACGCTCTGTCGCTAAATTTTTTTTTTTTCACATTCTAGTAACTGCTCAGTGGAAGCGCTTACCGATAAGCAATGATGAGCCTCCTCCTCCTCCTCGAGCTTACCATACAATGACTAGTATTGGAGCTCGTCATCTTTTAATTGGTGGTTTTGATGGAAAATCAACCTTCGGTGATCTTTGGTGGCTAGTTCCTGAAGGTATCTTACTCTTATTTGTACCGAATGTTTCTTATCGTTGGAAAGTCTTTAGACGAACTAATCTTGGTGTTGATCGTAGTTTGTATTAAAAGTTTTGAAGGTTTACACATCTGATTGAATTTAGTATACTGTTTAGCCTTCGAAAAATTAAAGAGATAAATGGACGTGGAACTCCAGATAGGGATCTCACTCAATACTTGTGGGCTTCCATCACAACCTCACGGCCACCCTATCTCTTTTTCTTTTTTTTTCGCAGATGATCCGATAGCCAAGAGGTCTTCTGTACCTCAAATTAGAAACCCTCCTGAGACTAAAGAGTCAGAGAGAGAACTGGATACGGTAATTGAAGTCCCTGCTTGTCATCTTATGTGTTTCTCGTCAGTGCAGTTAAATTAGCTTTTCAACTTGTTTTTACATTGAGAGGGATCCACAGCAGGAAAGGGGACAAGAGGGATCCACTATCGTTGACTTGCAAAAGAAAATGGGAATCTCTGTTTCATCAGGGTTGCTACGCCTTCAAATACCCGAGGAGTCAGAAGATCAAGAGTTCGTTGAGTTAGGAACCAGATTGATTGAGGGAGATGTAGTTGATAATCGAGCCTCCATGATTCAGGTGAGTTTTTCCTCTTGTCTATTTTATGATGTGTGATCGTGTTATTCTTGTACTGAAATTGCTTCTCATTGAATAGATGGCAGCTGAAGCACTTCGTCAACATTGGAGAGAGTCCACTCCAGAGACTTTGCAATTAAAGGAGCTTGGTTCCTTGCTTCGAGATTATCAGCGACTTGTTACCCGAAAATACACGTGAGTTCTTTACCCATTCCAACTATTTCAATCAAAATGGTTGTTCCTTGATTGCCTATGGAATCACCACCATGACATTGAAGTAATCTTGATAAATTATCTCGTAATATAAAATGTTATGAAATTTCACATTTGCTTCATCCTTTCCTTTTTCACACATGTTTGTTTTCATTGTTGTGGCGGGTATGTCTCAGAGCACAGGGCAGCTTAGCATCTGCTGATTTTGGCCTCCCTGGAAAGAAGACGTTTACGTTTTATCATATCAAAAGTTCTTCCGAGGTATTACTGCATACTTTCCTCTCTCTTGAATATTTGACACCAATCAATCAAACATCAGGCTTTCCGCACATGTTCTCTGACATGCCAAATTGCTATTCTCAGTTGCGGATGGATGACATTCCGAAGTTGCTGGAAGAATACAAAACCCTTCTAATCTGATTGAGGAGCTTTACCATGAAACTCACAAGGAGAATCATCAAGAAGATCACCAAGATTGCTATCAGCACTACCATTGCAAACAACAAAACCAAAAAAAGTCTCAACAGAATCATGTATCTGATAGACGACAAGACATGTACAACTTTTTAGTCAAGAACAAAAACATGTACCCATATGTAAGACTTCCATTATCTCTACTTAATCCATATATAAGCGTCTGCTCTCTCTTTTTTCTTGTTTGGGCTTTGAAAATAGATTGCTTTGCCTTGAAGCTAATGCGAAAGTAAGGAAAAAAGTAGGCAAACTTCACCTATTAGACTTAGAAAAGGATTACAACAACAACGGTACCATTGATAACTCAAACCAGAGAGTTTCTGTCTGCATAGACCCGTATTGTCTTTTTCCTCTATCCCCTAAAACAACTCGAACTCAAGATGATCTCCCATGGCTTTACATTCAAGATACCCATTACTATTCCCTTTAGGAGAAGTTGCTTCCGTTGCACCATTCTCATATACATCAGGCAGCTCAGGGGGAATGGCGCAGCGGATGAGAGCCCAGTTCAATCCTTCAAAGAAAGGATGCCTCTTGATCTCTGCAGCTCCTTTCTCCGACCCCAGACGGCTCTCTGGATCCTTCATCACCAACCTTCTGATCAAATCCTTTGCCTGGAAGCTCACAAGAGGGCTATCAGGAAACTTGAGGTTCTGAAACACAACGTTAGACAATGTCTCCTCATTGTCATAACCTTTGAACGGTGTCTTCCCGTATAAAAGCTCATATAGAAGGACACCAAAAGTCCACCAGTCGACTGCAGCACCGTGCCCTTCTCCTTTAATGATCTCCGGCGCCAAGTACTCGTGCGTTCCTACGAAAGAGTTTGATCTTGCTTCGGTTGGTTCAGCCACAAGCTGAGGCAGTGATCTGAACTGCTGGGTCAAAGGATCAGGCCTTCTCTGTTTTCTTGGTTTTGATGAGAGCCTAGGGCTGAAACATGGGACACGGCACGATGGTTCGATACATAGAGGTTGTATGCAGTTGGATGTGTTGTAATGACCAGACATCCTTGCAGGATCTTTCCCGGCAGAAGAAGTTGTTTTGAGAAGAGTTGGGTTCACCTCACATCTGAGTGAGAGGACGAAATCTGTAAGCATGATGTGACCATCTTCACGGACTAGAATGTTCTCTGGTTTCAAATCACGGTATATAACTCCCAGCATGTGTAAGTACTCAAGCGCAAGGAGGACTTCTGCTACATAGAACCTATGAACAAAAACAATCATCATTGTTACTACATTATCACTAGGCATGCGGTTATTGCCCGAACCTGCCGAACCGAACCAAAAAGTTTGGTTTTCAATTAGTTCGGTTAGAAAATTCGGTTCAGTTCAGCAACTAAAAAAATAGGTTTTCGGTTTGGTAATCAATTAGTTCGATTTTCCAAAAAAAAGAATTTACTAACCAGTACCAACCTTAACCAATATTCAAAACTGAACTAACCAAAATCTGAATCGAAATAACCATATTAACTGAAATTAACCTTTTTCTTAAATTACTCAATTCAAACCGAAAATTTAACCGAACTAATCATAAAACCAAAAACTTCAGTAGAAACCTTTGAAACCGTATTAATGTAAAGCCGAAGCAAATATCTTTTTGATTATTCCGAGCTAACCAACCAAACAAACTGAACCAGCAAGCCTAATTATCACCATCAACTTTGCTTATCAGAGATTCATAACAATGAGAAAAGTAATCTTTACCTAGCTGCAGGTTCAGAGAAACATCTACTGAGCTGTTTCTGCCTCAAGACATGAAGATCACCACCGGGACAATACTCCATCACCAGACATGACAAATTATCTGAAATGAACTGCGCATACAAGGTAGGCAGAAAAGGATGGTCCAACATCTTAAGTATCGCACGTTCCGCCTGCGCCCTCGGCGTCTTTTTCCTCCGAGCCAAGAACTCGTTGTCCATGACCTTTATGGCAAACAGGCAACTCGTACCGACCAGCTCAGCGAGATAAACCGTTCCTATATCTCCACAACCAAGCTTTTTCAAAAGGTTGAAATGTCTTAATCCTAAAGAGCCACCACACTGCAACTTGACGTGCTTAATCGCTTCCCATCTCACGTCCATAGACATGTGAGGTTTGTTGCCGCAGCTGAACCTGCTCAGATTGCTCTCCTCGCTCATGCTTGTGCTGCTGCTGTAGTTTCTTATGCTGCTGTCCTTTGAGCTCAGTGAGAATATAATCTTTTCGCTGGAAGTTGGATTCTCTCTTTGTTGTTTATTTTGAATGGCGTCTTGTTGCATGACAATGTCAGCTTCTCTGCTGTCAATAGCCTCACAGGAATTGGAGGAAGCCTTGCTGGTCTCTTTATTACTACTCTTCACAATGCTAATGAGATGCGAGCTTGCAACTGATTCCTGATTTGCTTCAACACTGACATTTTCTGAGATGCTCTTTAACGAACAGTGGCATTTCTGGCATAGAGTTTGGCTTGCACTAGGCTCTAAGGAAGTATCATCTTTCTCAACCGTTTTTGTAGCAGAAGAAGCTACAGCGACTCTTAACTTCTTCTTAACCAAAATCTTTCTCTTTGGCCGCGGTTTGGGACGTGGGATGTTTCTTTTTACCTTGTTTACTAGTTTGATGTTCTCTCTTACTGCACTAGGTACATTATCCAGCGTTCTTTCTAGCCCTGAGTGAAGAGCTTTTGGCTCACTTTTCACTCTAGCTGATGAGACAATGCTCTTGTCTAGCTCCTCTTCAGCATCAGCTTTGCTGCCAGAACATGAAGGCAGAGAGGTAACATGTTTGTCTATTTCCACCACACCATCTTTATGAGGAGGAGATGAGGCATACTCATCTATCTCTATCTCAAAATCTCCACTTCCAAAACTTAGAGAAGATCCAGAGTTGTTTGATTTATACAGCAACACAGTCTCTCCCACTGATTCATACAAGAATTTAGAAGGCTTTGTCTCAAGGACATCAGGCACACTCTGGGAAGAGCTGGGTATGTCGTCCACAGGAGTCAAAGATACTTCAACGAACCTCTTACCCTTGTCTACAGGAAGGCCAGACCTGCCTGCAGACTCATTCAAAACTTGTCTGTAAAGACTCTTTATCCTGTCTGCTTCAGAAACCCTCGGAGACGCAGCTGCAGACTTTGACAACCGTTTCTGAGCAGCCATCTCTGAGGCCTTTGATATGCAAAGATCTCTCAGGGCCTGCTTTAACGAAACTGAATCAGAAAGACCAACTCTTGGTGATCTTGGGGTTCCTCCCATGGGAAATGGCTTCTTCAGAGCGCTTTTCTTGGAAGGGCTTGTGCTCCTGCTCGTACCAGCGCTTGTTCTAGTCTCAAGATGATGGAAAGAAGAAGAGCCTATGACTCTTCCTGGTGATGGTTTTATGGATATAGACTGGAAAAGCTGATCAATGTCATACTCCATAGAACCTTTGTTTAGTGGAGGACGCTCCATGTCTTTGCTTGATTCCAATGCTGGCTTGCAAGAATGTTTGGCCAGCCTCACCGCATCCTTCTCCTCAACAATTTCACAAGCACCAGCAAACGATCCCATTAGCAATGAGTTAGTTTATCAACACAGCTTTAAACCAGTGGAGCTTCTCATGCTGCTATGAGTCCCAGAGTTCAGACACCACAACAAGTACTGAGAAAACCGTGATAGACTCAGCTTCCTTGATTCATATTGCAACATCCTGTAATAACAACAATCATTTGATTAAAAAACAAGAAGAGATTCTTTTAGATAAAATCAAACAACAATATTCCAGACAAAGAGCAATGTTAATTGAGTTTAGAAAAAGGGAATATGTAACAGAGAAAATGCAATGATCAAAGTAAGGAGGTTGAGAAGTAAAGGGGAATGAACAGGTAAAGTCATCAGTCATCATCATAGTTAATAGACTCAAATAATGAACCCTACAGAAGTAAAGGTAGCTACTTTAATAAACAGAAAGAAGACATTTTTATTTATGGAGATGGTGATGGACCAATCAATTACAAAGTCAAGAAACCAAACAAAGAGACATGAAGAATCAAGAAGACTAAATAAAATAATATTAAACCAAATCTAGCAGTTTCAATCCCAGATCTCATGAAGCTAAAACAGAGTAGTAATAACCGTTACTGAAGTGAAGATTCAACTTCAAAGATAACATGGGAAGAGACTTAAAGTGATTCACGTGAAAACCAAACTGTATAACAACAAATGAAAAAGCTCAAAGCTCAAAGCTCACACACTATACATTGCACAAGCTCATTGCCCAGAAGTAAAGGATCTAAGAGAAGAAAGGCTTACCCAAGAAGAACATTAGGAGGCAGGATAGGTTACAGAGACTCATGGAGACTCCCAAAAAAGGAACCCTAGTGGCTTAAGCTTGAAGAGATTCCACAAAGAGTGTAAAAATGTCTTAGTTTATTTGTTTTGGTGTTTAGCGTTCAGTGAAGAAAATGTTTGTTTGTGTGACAAAAGTTGAGAGGCGTAATGTGGGTCCCTAAAGCATATGTGTTTGCAGGTCTCATGTTCTATGCTGAAAATCACGTTTCTTTTTTCTTATTTTTTTCTTACTTGTCTTTATTACATTTCACATCAAAACTCTCTTTTCCATAATTATTTTTCGCATTTTTGTTTTGTTTTTTGCCGACCAGATAACCTAAAAGGAAGTTAATTTTCCCCTATTTTACGTTATTATCCATTTGTTATTTTGGAAAAAGTATATAGAAAAAGTCAAATAAAAATGGAATTAACTCGTGCTTTTAAAATGATATTTTTATTTCTCTATAAACATAAAACTGTAATTATTTCCTTTAGATGAAGAAGAACAAATAATAATTTCTATTTGAAAAAATAGAAATAAATCGGATTAAATGCTATTATATAAATAGATATAGAAATGAATTACAGATACTCTAAAATACCCACATAGATAACCCATAATCGAATTAATGTTGAAATGTTGAGACACTAAATTTTTATAACACACTATGAGTTGTTGTTGTTATAACACTATGAGTCCTGTACTGGCTAGGCTCTTTTACATCCGGTCGACTTTGTGTCTGATCCACACTTGGATCTTAATGTTAAAACTTGGAAATCTGTTTGTGATTTTCTTCCTTGTATCCATCTCTCTATATTCTATACATTACATCATGAACGGTAGATTTCTGCGCACCACACACGTTAGATTTTTGTTATTCCTCAAAAAAAAAAAAAAAGTTAGATGTTAAAATGACAAAACTATCAATTATCGGGGAACAAAACTGTCAGAAATTAGACGAGTGCCTGATATGTGCCTTCTTGATTTGATGTGTGTTTGTTGTTTTCATCTTTTGTAGTCTTTGTCGTGAGCCTAACTATTGGGATACGAAGCTTTGCACTCCTTTTTGTGAAGTATCGATTCCGGTTTACAGAAAGGCTGTGGTCTGAGTTGAGGCCCAAGGGGAGAAAGATGAGCCTATTATAACAGCAAAGCCCAAAGCTGGTCAATGCTAAAGAGTAAAGACGAGGGGAACAGAGAAGTTAACTTCAACTCTTCTTCTTCTTGGAAGTTTCTTTATACTCTTTTATTGGGTTCATAGTATGTTCATATTCTCCCCCTCAGTCAAATACCACACATCACTTTATTGCTTTAGTATAAGAACTAAATGATCCTCAAGACTCAATCCAGAAACATACAACACACAGGGTCACTGATTAACACAAAACCAGTCGCATCTTAAAGCCACAACCCTTTTCAAGAGATGGCTTGAACACAACAAAATCATTACTAGCAAGAACCTGGAAACATCTAATTAACAATCATACGGCTGAAGAACTAAAATATGTTTTGCCGTTATAGCTCCAGTTTAAGATATGTTAAGGTTTTGTAACGTTTTTAAACAACAAAATCAAAAAGGTCTTGATGCCTCTCTTATTAACCTCAAATATTACACAGTTTCCTGATATCTTTATGTCTACAAAAATCCATAAATAGTGTAATAAACTACAATTCTATAAAAGACGTATTGATCTTTTATTTCTCAAATATATATTTTGACACAAGGAGTGTGTTCTTGGCTTTTAACTATACAAAAAAAAAGGTGAGGGAGGAGAATCAGAGAGAGTCTTGGTTGAAGAGGTTATACCCTGAGATGAGTGAACTGCAA
Proteins encoded in this window:
- the LOC106339534 gene encoding serine/threonine-protein kinase KIPK, coding for MGSFAGACEIVEEKDAVRLAKHSCKPALESSKDMERPPLNKGSMEYDIDQLFQSISIKPSPGRVIGSSSFHHLETRTSAGTSRSTSPSKKSALKKPFPMGGTPRSPRVGLSDSVSLKQALRDLCISKASEMAAQKRLSKSAAASPRVSEADRIKSLYRQVLNESAGRSGLPVDKGKRFVEVSLTPVDDIPSSSQSVPDVLETKPSKFLYESVGETVLLYKSNNSGSSLSFGSGDFEIEIDEYASSPPHKDGVVEIDKHVTSLPSCSGSKADAEEELDKSIVSSARVKSEPKALHSGLERTLDNVPSAVRENIKLVNKVKRNIPRPKPRPKRKILVKKKLRVAVASSATKTVEKDDTSLEPSASQTLCQKCHCSLKSISENVSVEANQESVASSHLISIVKSSNKETSKASSNSCEAIDSREADIVMQQDAIQNKQQRENPTSSEKIIFSLSSKDSSIRNYSSSTSMSEESNLSRFSCGNKPHMSMDVRWEAIKHVKLQCGGSLGLRHFNLLKKLGCGDIGTVYLAELVGTSCLFAIKVMDNEFLARRKKTPRAQAERAILKMLDHPFLPTLYAQFISDNLSCLVMEYCPGGDLHVLRQKQLSRCFSEPAARFYVAEVLLALEYLHMLGVIYRDLKPENILVREDGHIMLTDFVLSLRCEVNPTLLKTTSSAGKDPARMSGHYNTSNCIQPLCIEPSCRVPCFSPRLSSKPRKQRRPDPLTQQFRSLPQLVAEPTEARSNSFVGTHEYLAPEIIKGEGHGAAVDWWTFGVLLYELLYGKTPFKGYDNEETLSNVVFQNLKFPDSPLVSFQAKDLIRRLVMKDPESRLGSEKGAAEIKRHPFFEGLNWALIRCAIPPELPDVYENGATEATSPKGNSNGYLECKAMGDHLEFELF
- the LOC106339535 gene encoding host cell factor-like isoform X2 — encoded protein: MHHWVRASSSDFTGTPPQPRSGHTAVNVGKSMVVVFGGLVDKKFLNDIIVYDIENKLWFEPECTGSLSEGKVGPTPRAFHVAITIDCHMFIFGGRSGGKRLGDFWVLDTDIWQWSELTSFGDLPTPRDFSAAAAIGNQKIVLCGGWDGKKWLSDVYVMDTMSLEWMELSVSGSLPPPRCGHTATMVEKRLLVFGGRGGGGPIMGDLWALKGLIDEERETPGWTQLKLPGQAPSARCGHTVTSGGHYLLLFGGHGTGGWLSRYDVYYNDTIILDRVTAQWKRLPISNDEPPPPPRAYHTMTSIGARHLLIGGFDGKSTFGDLWWLVPEDDPIAKRSSVPQIRNPPETKESERELDTQERGQEGSTIVDLQKKMGISVSSGLLRLQIPEESEDQEFVELGTRLIEGDVVDNRASMIQMAAEALRQHWRESTPETLQLKELGSLLRDYQRLVTRKYTAQGSLASADFGLPGKKTFTFYHIKSSSELRMDDIPKLLEEYKTLLI
- the LOC106339535 gene encoding host cell factor-like isoform X3, which encodes MHHWVRASSSDFTGTPPQPRSGHTAVNVGKSMVVVFGGLVDKKFLNDIIVYDIENKLWFEPECTGSLSEGKVGPTPRAFHVAITIDCHMFIFGGRSGGKRLGDFWVLDTDIWQWSELTSFGDLPTPRDFSAAAAIGNQKIVLCGGWDGKKWLSDVYVMDTMSLEWMELSVSGSLPPPRCGHTATMVEKRLLVFGGRGGGGPIMGDLWALKGLIDEERETPGWTQLKLPGQAPSARCGHTVTSGGHYLLLFGGHGTGGWLSRYDVYYNDTIILDRVTAQWKRLPISNDEPPPPPRAYHTMTSIGARHLLIGGFDGKSTFGDLWWLVPEDDPIAKRSSVPQIRNPPETKESERELDTERGQEGSTIVDLQKKMGISVSSGLLRLQIPEESEDQEFVELGTRLIEGDVVDNRASMIQMAAEALRQHWRESTPETLQLKELGSLLRDYQRLVTRKYTAQGSLASADFGLPGKKTFTFYHIKSSSELRMDDIPKLLEEYKTLLI
- the LOC106339535 gene encoding acyl-CoA-binding domain-containing protein 5-like isoform X1; the encoded protein is MHHWVRASSSDFTGTPPQPRSGHTAVNVGKSMVVVFGGLVDKKFLNDIIVYDIENKLWFEPECTGSLSEGKVGPTPRAFHVAITIDCHMFIFGGRSGGKRLGDFWVLDTDIWQWSELTSFGDLPTPRDFSAAAAIGNQKIVLCGGWDGKKWLSDVYVMDTMSLEWMELSVSGSLPPPRCGHTATMVEKRLLVFGGRGGGGPIMGDLWALKGLIDEERETPGWTQLKLPGQAPSARCGHTVTSGGHYLLLFGGHGTGGWLSRYDVYYNDTIILDRVTAQWKRLPISNDEPPPPPRAYHTMTSIGARHLLIGGFDGKSTFGDLWWLVPEDDPIAKRSSVPQIRNPPETKESERELDTRDPQQERGQEGSTIVDLQKKMGISVSSGLLRLQIPEESEDQEFVELGTRLIEGDVVDNRASMIQMAAEALRQHWRESTPETLQLKELGSLLRDYQRLVTRKYTAQGSLASADFGLPGKKTFTFYHIKSSSELRMDDIPKLLEEYKTLLI